TCAAACCGCAATTCGAGGTCGGCCCGGCGCAAGTCGTCAAGGGCATCGTGAAATCCGACGACGCCCGCGAGAAAGCTTGCGCTGATGTTACCGCCTGCGTCGAAGCGCAGGGCTGGAGCGTGATCGGCCTTATCCCCTCGCCGATCACCGGCAGCGACGGCAATTGCGAATATCTTTTAGGCGCGCGTGGCAAGGCCGAGCCGCGATGAGTCCCGAGAGCGGAACCATGGATCTTGCCGCCAAACTCACGATCGACCGGCTTGGCGATCGCGGCGAAGGCCGGGCCAAGGGGCCGCGCGGCGCGATCTTCGTGCCCTATGCGCTGGCTGGCGAAAACATCGTCGCCGAGGTCGATGGCGATCGCGGCCATCTTGTTGAAATCCTGACGCCGAGCCCCTATCGTATCCCTGCCATCTGCCGCTATTACGGAATTTGCGGCGGATGCGCCGTGCAAGCCTTGGCCGATGCCCCCTATCGCGCCTGGAAGCGCGGGCTTCTCGTCGAGGCCTTGCGGCATGTGGACCTTCCCTTCGAGCGTGTCGGCGAACTCGTCGATGCGCATGGCGAGGGCCGCCGCCGCGCGACATTCCACGCCCGCGTCGCGCCGCAAACCGGCATGAAGACGGATGGCATGAAGGTCGGCTTCATGCAGGCCCGTGCGCATGAGCTCGTCGAGATCGAGGCTTGCCCCGTGCTGGCACCGTCGATGGATCAGGCGCTTCCGGCCGCCCGCGCCCTCGCCAACGAGTTGGCGCGGCTGGCAAAGCCGCTCGACATTGTCGTCACCGCGACCCTGTCGGGTCTGGACATCGATATTCGCGGCTGCGGCGCGCTCGATCATGCGACCACCCAATGGCTCGTCGAAGTCGCCGAGAAAATGGATCTCGCGCGCGTCTCGAACCATGGAATCATCATCATCGAGCGGCGGCAACCGCTGCTCACCATGGGCGAAACGGATGTGCGCCCACCGCCCGGTGCCTTTTTGCAGGCGACTTTGGCAGGCGAAGAGATTTTAGCCAGCCGCGTCGCAAACGCGCTTCAAAACGCCCGCCGTGTCGGCGATCTTTTCGCGGGGCTTGGCACATTCGCGCTGCGCCTCGCCCAAAAGGCCGAGGTCCATGCCTTCGACCTCGACCATCCTGCCCTCTCGGCATTGCATCGCGCGGCGCGCGCCGACACGCGCCTTCGTGCGGTGACCGTCGCAAAGCGCGACCTCTTCAAGCGGCCCTTGAATGCGGATGAACTCAAAACCTTCGATGCGCTGGTCTTCGATCCGCCGCGCGGCGGCGCCGAGCCGCAGGCCCGCGCCATCGCGGCCTCTGAGGTTCCGCTCGTAGTCTACGTCTCCTGCTATGCGCGAAGCTTCGCGCGCGATGCCGCGCTTTTATGCGAGGGCGG
The Methyloferula stellata AR4 DNA segment above includes these coding regions:
- a CDS encoding class I SAM-dependent RNA methyltransferase, whose product is MSPESGTMDLAAKLTIDRLGDRGEGRAKGPRGAIFVPYALAGENIVAEVDGDRGHLVEILTPSPYRIPAICRYYGICGGCAVQALADAPYRAWKRGLLVEALRHVDLPFERVGELVDAHGEGRRRATFHARVAPQTGMKTDGMKVGFMQARAHELVEIEACPVLAPSMDQALPAARALANELARLAKPLDIVVTATLSGLDIDIRGCGALDHATTQWLVEVAEKMDLARVSNHGIIIIERRQPLLTMGETDVRPPPGAFLQATLAGEEILASRVANALQNARRVGDLFAGLGTFALRLAQKAEVHAFDLDHPALSALHRAARADTRLRAVTVAKRDLFKRPLNADELKTFDALVFDPPRGGAEPQARAIAASEVPLVVYVSCYARSFARDAALLCEGGYQLESVDPIDQFRFSPHIEIVGVFRREAKKKSKRKKLLG